In Persicimonas caeni, a single window of DNA contains:
- the msrA gene encoding peptide-methionine (S)-S-oxide reductase MsrA, with protein sequence MNKHIVPILLVLLAVVLAISACKPTRSADEGSDTVAAENEEQASGEQVESAGEAQESGQGTEALPPTAEDPSLEIATFAGGCFWCMEPPFDKVDGVVRTISGYTGGKEKSPTYKEVSYGKTTHAEAVRVYYEPDTVSYEELLDVFWRNINPTQKNGQFVDIGSQYRTAIYVHDDEQRKLAEQSRRELEASGRFTEPIVTEIEPAGTFWKAEEYHQDFYKKSPVRYKSYRSGSGRDEFIEKVWGDSE encoded by the coding sequence ATGAACAAGCATATTGTCCCGATTTTACTCGTCCTTCTGGCCGTCGTGCTCGCCATCAGCGCATGCAAGCCGACCCGATCGGCCGACGAGGGCTCCGATACCGTCGCCGCGGAGAACGAAGAGCAGGCGTCGGGTGAGCAGGTCGAGTCTGCTGGAGAGGCCCAAGAGAGCGGGCAGGGCACCGAGGCGCTGCCGCCGACGGCTGAAGATCCCTCCCTCGAGATTGCCACGTTCGCCGGTGGCTGCTTCTGGTGCATGGAGCCGCCCTTCGACAAGGTCGACGGCGTGGTGCGCACCATCTCCGGATATACCGGGGGCAAAGAGAAGAGTCCGACCTACAAAGAAGTCTCCTACGGCAAGACGACCCACGCCGAAGCGGTGCGCGTCTATTACGAGCCCGACACGGTTTCCTACGAGGAGCTGCTCGACGTCTTCTGGCGCAACATCAATCCCACCCAGAAAAACGGCCAATTCGTCGACATCGGCAGCCAGTACCGCACCGCCATCTACGTGCACGACGACGAGCAGCGAAAGCTCGCCGAGCAATCGCGCCGCGAGCTCGAGGCGTCGGGGCGGTTCACCGAGCCGATCGTCACCGAAATCGAGCCGGCCGGCACCTTCTGGAAGGCCGAGGAGTACCACCAGGACTTCTACAAAAAGAGCCCGGTGCGCTACAAATCGTACCGCAGCGGCTCGGGGCGCGACGAATTCATCGAAAAGGTTTGGGGCGACTCGGAGTGA
- a CDS encoding universal stress protein: MSVLVATDLSSGSENALRAASLHARRSDSKLVVLHCLEAAAEGVALKDFVSHSEEILASAKRDALVELERTYQDAVAEELRPSEVDFGVELKFAGVGVLEALSAESFELVVLGPTGAGTLSGMLFGSTAEEVVRESTVPVLVVPPDAHTEAIGSIVAPVDLSECSRASLRHAVELAQLHDARLDIVHHYVAPYGGLLKLDSEPAPESLERLEAERREALEAFVAEVDLSGVDHRLKLWRSSVTNSSPAESIVEVARDDEADLIVMGTHGRRGFKRLFLGSTAFKVLRHAPCQVMVVRAQK; the protein is encoded by the coding sequence ATGTCTGTACTCGTCGCCACCGATCTATCGTCCGGCTCTGAAAACGCGCTGCGCGCCGCCTCGCTGCACGCGCGTCGGAGCGACTCGAAGCTTGTGGTGTTGCACTGTCTGGAAGCGGCCGCCGAAGGCGTCGCGCTCAAGGACTTTGTGAGCCACTCCGAAGAGATCTTGGCCTCGGCCAAGCGAGACGCGCTCGTCGAGCTCGAGCGGACCTACCAGGACGCGGTCGCCGAAGAGTTGCGCCCGAGCGAGGTCGACTTTGGCGTCGAGCTCAAGTTCGCCGGCGTCGGGGTGCTCGAGGCGCTGAGCGCCGAGAGTTTCGAGCTGGTGGTGCTCGGTCCCACCGGGGCGGGGACGCTGTCGGGGATGCTTTTTGGCAGCACCGCCGAGGAGGTGGTGCGCGAGTCGACGGTGCCGGTGTTGGTGGTCCCGCCCGACGCGCACACCGAGGCGATCGGGTCGATCGTCGCGCCGGTCGACCTGTCCGAGTGCAGCCGAGCCAGCCTGCGCCACGCCGTCGAGTTGGCTCAGCTCCACGACGCCCGACTCGACATCGTCCACCACTACGTGGCGCCTTACGGCGGGCTCCTCAAGCTCGACTCCGAGCCGGCTCCCGAATCCCTGGAGCGCCTGGAGGCCGAGCGGCGAGAAGCGCTCGAGGCGTTTGTGGCCGAGGTCGATCTGAGCGGGGTCGACCACCGGCTCAAGCTGTGGAGGAGCTCGGTGACCAACAGCAGCCCGGCCGAGAGTATCGTCGAAGTTGCGCGTGACGATGAGGCCGACCTGATCGTGATGGGCACCCACGGCCGGCGCGGGTTCAAGCGGCTTTTTTTGGGCAGCACCGCCTTCAAAGTGCTGCGCCACGCGCCCTGTCAAGTCATGGTCGTGCGCGCACAGAAATGA
- a CDS encoding lipocalin-like domain-containing protein has product MRLFSLCHRWIVCLLTAVVMLAAGCASSTPVTDAPLEATKQQELRQTLVGTWQHTHTEDADGQREPMNAAKITWTFNNDGTGVYHQVVPTIGMDAKNPFQWQLEGRNIRLSMETGSDATYYRADEWAAGQMKWFNYTLSDYYIVKKQ; this is encoded by the coding sequence ATGCGCCTCTTTTCGCTTTGCCATCGCTGGATTGTTTGCCTGCTCACCGCCGTTGTCATGCTCGCAGCCGGCTGCGCGTCGAGCACGCCCGTGACCGACGCGCCGCTCGAGGCGACGAAGCAACAAGAGCTTCGCCAGACGCTCGTCGGTACCTGGCAGCACACCCACACCGAAGACGCCGACGGCCAGCGCGAGCCGATGAACGCCGCCAAGATCACGTGGACGTTTAACAACGACGGTACCGGCGTGTATCACCAAGTGGTGCCGACGATCGGCATGGACGCCAAGAATCCGTTCCAGTGGCAACTCGAGGGGCGCAATATCCGCCTGTCGATGGAGACGGGAAGCGACGCCACCTACTACCGCGCCGACGAGTGGGCCGCCGGTCAAATGAAGTGGTTCAACTACACGCTGAGCGATTACTACATCGTCAAAAAGCAGTAA
- a CDS encoding class I SAM-dependent methyltransferase codes for MATEPLDWNAKYDCRGLLYGHQPNSFLAEHAASLIPRQATILSLGEGEGRNAVWLGRHGWKVCAVDVSAHALAKLHRLAAEAGVDIETRRADVSAFDAGCATYGAVIILHMHLPPEARRQAHRRAINALAPGGVLLLEALRPEQLEQPSSGPTAVECLYTADELAEDFAPLQIKYLGTEDRDIRAGQHQGITSVVSLIGRKPG; via the coding sequence ATGGCGACCGAGCCGCTCGACTGGAACGCCAAATACGACTGCCGGGGGCTGTTGTATGGACACCAACCCAATAGCTTTTTGGCCGAACACGCCGCCTCGCTCATTCCGCGTCAGGCAACCATCCTGAGCCTGGGCGAGGGCGAGGGTCGAAACGCGGTGTGGTTGGGCAGGCATGGATGGAAGGTGTGCGCGGTGGATGTGTCCGCGCACGCGTTGGCCAAGCTGCACCGCTTGGCCGCCGAGGCCGGAGTGGACATCGAGACGCGGCGCGCCGACGTCAGCGCCTTCGACGCCGGTTGTGCGACTTACGGGGCGGTGATCATTTTGCACATGCACCTGCCGCCCGAGGCGCGCCGCCAGGCCCACCGGCGCGCGATCAACGCGCTCGCGCCCGGCGGCGTGCTGTTGCTCGAAGCGCTGCGCCCCGAGCAACTCGAGCAGCCCTCGAGCGGGCCGACCGCCGTCGAGTGCCTCTACACCGCCGACGAACTCGCCGAGGACTTCGCCCCGCTCCAGATCAAATACTTGGGCACCGAAGACAGAGATATCCGCGCCGGCCAGCATCAGGGCATCACGAGTGTGGTCAGCCTGATTGGACGCAAGCCGGGCTGA
- a CDS encoding SDR family oxidoreductase translates to MRKHKDLNEQVIVVTGASSGIGMTTAEMAAERGARVVLAARSEDKLATIVNRIHAKGQHAIYVPADVSDRRDVEEIARTATREFGGIDTWVNVAAQAVYGRSEEVPIADARRLFDVNYFGTVHGCKTAIPVLRQRGGGALINVASMVADTALPLLSHYSATKHAIKAFSDALRMELEEAGDPITVTLIKPGSVNTPFTKHAKNYMDVEPTYPPPVYKPEVVARAILSCARKPKRDVLIGAGAKQFNVVGENYPRLGDKLMERTMFDAQKTDRPTNGASQGNLFQPMRNEQPSRYGDYDGRVRGSSLYTQARLHPVLATAGVAALGVGALYALGKVTKVAAKTTGKAAKASGKLGLLSLGAKLLSSDDDKEKRQERRD, encoded by the coding sequence ATGCGCAAGCATAAAGACTTGAACGAGCAGGTGATCGTCGTCACGGGCGCTTCCAGCGGGATCGGAATGACCACCGCCGAGATGGCCGCCGAGCGCGGCGCGCGGGTGGTCTTGGCGGCGCGCAGCGAGGATAAGCTCGCCACGATCGTCAACCGCATTCACGCCAAGGGGCAACACGCCATCTATGTGCCGGCCGACGTCAGTGACCGACGCGATGTCGAAGAGATCGCGCGCACGGCCACCCGCGAATTCGGCGGCATCGATACCTGGGTCAATGTGGCCGCTCAGGCGGTCTACGGGCGCAGCGAAGAGGTGCCCATCGCCGACGCCAGGCGGCTCTTCGACGTCAATTACTTCGGCACCGTCCACGGGTGCAAGACGGCCATCCCGGTGCTTCGCCAGCGCGGTGGCGGCGCGCTCATCAACGTGGCGAGCATGGTGGCCGACACCGCGCTGCCGCTGTTGTCGCACTACTCGGCGACCAAGCACGCCATCAAGGCGTTCTCCGATGCGTTGCGCATGGAGCTCGAGGAGGCCGGCGACCCGATCACGGTGACGTTGATCAAGCCGGGGAGCGTCAACACCCCGTTCACCAAGCATGCCAAGAACTACATGGACGTCGAGCCGACTTATCCGCCCCCGGTCTACAAGCCCGAGGTGGTCGCGCGCGCCATCTTGAGTTGCGCGCGCAAGCCCAAGCGCGACGTGCTCATCGGCGCCGGCGCCAAGCAGTTCAACGTCGTCGGCGAGAACTACCCGCGACTGGGCGACAAGCTCATGGAGCGCACGATGTTCGACGCGCAGAAGACCGACCGTCCCACGAATGGGGCCAGCCAGGGCAACCTCTTCCAGCCGATGCGCAACGAGCAGCCGTCGCGTTACGGCGATTATGACGGGCGGGTGCGTGGCTCGAGTCTCTACACCCAGGCGCGCCTCCACCCCGTGTTGGCCACGGCCGGGGTGGCCGCCTTGGGCGTCGGGGCGTTGTACGCGCTGGGAAAAGTGACCAAGGTCGCCGCCAAGACGACCGGCAAGGCCGCCAAGGCCAGCGGCAAGCTCGGCTTGCTCAGCCTGGGGGCCAAGCTGTTGAGCTCCGATGACGACAAGGAGAAGCGCCAGGAGCGCCGCGACTGA
- a CDS encoding circadian clock KaiB family protein, which yields MNKPSDQTLQLRLYVAPNSRASTLARRNLETALDILQPHEADVEVVDVTEHPRRAARDGALVTPLLVRVQPEPRRKVGGTLEDQKSLLAVLSGLS from the coding sequence ATGAATAAACCGTCGGACCAGACCCTGCAGCTGCGCCTCTATGTGGCCCCCAACTCGCGTGCGTCGACCCTGGCTCGACGCAACCTGGAGACGGCGCTCGATATCCTGCAACCCCACGAGGCCGACGTCGAAGTGGTCGACGTGACCGAGCACCCCAGGCGCGCCGCGCGCGACGGGGCGCTGGTCACCCCGCTTCTGGTGCGCGTCCAGCCCGAGCCGCGCCGTAAAGTCGGCGGCACCCTCGAGGACCAAAAGAGCCTCTTGGCGGTCTTGTCCGGGTTGAGCTAG
- a CDS encoding DUF1440 domain-containing protein — translation MRNSRNHSLLTDIVIGTAGGLVGTLAMQAYWKAVTTISGSDPRTETRKTNGQTTSIALLGTHHKEGESSTAALARLGYEAVEHHEPPQSQQEKLSQLVHWTYGAAQGAIYDAVAERLPGPRWAKGLTYGGAMWLLGDELAVPALGLAEGPRKYPVRQHVHRLGSHLAYGLAAAFTTSALHRMLED, via the coding sequence ATGAGAAACTCCCGGAACCACAGCCTCTTGACCGACATCGTCATCGGCACGGCCGGCGGCCTGGTGGGCACGTTGGCCATGCAAGCTTATTGGAAGGCCGTCACCACAATTTCAGGCTCCGATCCGCGCACCGAGACCCGCAAGACCAACGGGCAGACCACCTCCATTGCGCTGCTGGGGACTCATCACAAGGAGGGAGAATCGTCGACCGCCGCCCTCGCTCGGCTGGGTTACGAGGCGGTGGAACACCACGAGCCGCCCCAGAGCCAACAAGAGAAGCTCAGCCAACTGGTCCATTGGACCTACGGCGCTGCACAGGGCGCCATCTACGATGCAGTGGCCGAGCGACTGCCCGGCCCGCGGTGGGCCAAGGGATTGACCTACGGGGGCGCGATGTGGCTTTTGGGCGACGAGCTCGCCGTGCCGGCGTTGGGGCTGGCCGAAGGACCGCGCAAATATCCGGTGCGCCAGCACGTACACCGTCTCGGGTCGCACCTGGCGTACGGACTGGCCGCGGCGTTCACCACCAGCGCGCTGCATCGCATGTTGGAAGATTGA
- a CDS encoding class I SAM-dependent methyltransferase: protein MSIDAIQKYYAQYDEWGRLETPAGRLEMRRCLRTLHAHLAPHSRVLDLGGGPGRYTIELARRGHQMTLVDLSDKHVRRARRELSEHDLWERVDAVEQGDARAVDALDADSFDAVVAFGPFYHLIDPDDRRRAAAEVARLLRPGGLAFVQYLPAASGFVRLIDRAAEWPEQLDSDTIDRALEEHIYQNPSDAGFQEGCYAETSDIDALFDSVGVERIDAVSVRGIAAGREDKLERIRDESPLLYEKMVELIEATSRRPEVIAMGQIALWVGRQRTVH, encoded by the coding sequence ATGAGTATCGACGCCATTCAAAAGTACTACGCCCAATACGACGAGTGGGGCCGGCTCGAAACACCTGCCGGCCGCCTGGAGATGCGACGCTGCCTGCGCACCCTCCACGCACATCTCGCGCCCCACAGCCGGGTGCTCGACCTGGGGGGCGGGCCGGGCCGCTATACCATCGAGCTGGCTCGCCGAGGCCACCAGATGACTTTGGTCGACCTGTCCGATAAGCACGTGCGCCGGGCGCGCCGCGAGTTGTCCGAGCACGACCTGTGGGAGCGCGTCGACGCCGTCGAGCAGGGAGATGCGCGCGCGGTCGACGCCCTCGACGCCGACAGCTTCGATGCGGTCGTGGCGTTCGGGCCCTTTTACCACCTCATCGACCCCGACGACCGACGACGCGCCGCCGCCGAGGTCGCCCGCCTGCTGCGCCCGGGAGGCCTGGCCTTCGTGCAATACCTCCCTGCGGCCAGCGGCTTTGTGCGCCTGATCGACCGCGCGGCCGAGTGGCCCGAGCAGCTCGACAGCGACACCATCGATCGCGCCCTCGAAGAGCACATCTATCAGAATCCGTCCGATGCGGGCTTTCAGGAGGGGTGTTACGCCGAGACGAGCGACATCGACGCGCTCTTCGACTCCGTCGGCGTCGAGCGCATTGACGCGGTGTCGGTGCGCGGCATCGCCGCCGGGCGCGAGGACAAGCTCGAGCGCATTCGCGACGAGAGCCCGCTCTTGTACGAAAAGATGGTGGAGTTGATCGAGGCGACCTCGCGCAGACCCGAAGTCATCGCCATGGGGCAGATCGCGCTGTGGGTGGGACGCCAGCGCACGGTGCACTGA
- the kaiC gene encoding circadian clock protein KaiC: MNQNITRIQKTPTGMRGFDEITEGGLPKNRVTVVMGGPGAGKTVFALQTLVNGALDYDEPGILVAFEENAEHIKMNAAGFAWPGGFESPDEVTFMDAQLRNTVLDGTDFDLQGLLAILSAQVEETGARRVVFDGIDVLLGFLDNPLAVRREVFRLRDWVLQNGISGVITAKTNPQGAEIDPHYDQLQFMADCVVQLSHNLVGHTAMRGMRVSKYRGTSHSSNEFPFTITSGGIDVAVGSRFEIDHQVSTERVSTGVDRLDAMMDGGYFRGTSVLISGAPGTAKTTLAGAFTRKAAQNGERTLYVSFDEDANQIVRNLQSVGLDLEPFVTEGVIDMLSLRARGYSPETHVVEIINAAQDHGAENLVIDPISVFTHFGDTQAAEDAALRLIDFAKSAGITIVSTTLLATKSPEIEATPVGLSTIADTWLHLSYQKQGGERNRALSVIKSRGMKHSNQVRELLLDDDGVTLAPVYTGGGEVLMGTLRWEKEQREKAEAARQVEELELEKQNERLALDEIDMKLEALRHEQQRRKSELEKLDERQRKQRERREHFVQELARRRGHTRRDKADE, from the coding sequence GTGAACCAGAATATCACTCGCATCCAGAAAACACCGACGGGGATGCGCGGCTTCGACGAGATCACCGAAGGGGGTCTGCCGAAGAACCGTGTCACTGTGGTGATGGGCGGTCCCGGTGCCGGCAAGACCGTATTCGCCCTGCAGACGCTGGTCAACGGGGCGCTCGACTACGACGAGCCGGGTATCTTGGTGGCGTTCGAGGAGAACGCCGAGCATATCAAGATGAACGCGGCCGGGTTTGCGTGGCCGGGCGGCTTCGAGAGCCCCGACGAAGTCACGTTCATGGACGCCCAGCTTCGAAACACGGTGCTCGACGGCACCGACTTCGACCTGCAAGGCCTTTTGGCGATTCTGAGCGCGCAGGTCGAGGAGACGGGGGCGCGGCGGGTCGTCTTCGACGGCATCGACGTGTTGCTCGGCTTCTTGGACAATCCGCTGGCGGTGCGCCGCGAGGTGTTCCGCCTGCGAGACTGGGTGCTCCAAAACGGCATCAGCGGTGTGATCACAGCCAAGACGAACCCGCAGGGCGCCGAGATCGACCCGCACTACGACCAGCTGCAGTTCATGGCCGACTGTGTGGTCCAGCTCAGCCACAACCTGGTCGGGCACACCGCCATGCGCGGGATGCGCGTGTCCAAGTACCGCGGCACGTCGCACTCGTCGAACGAGTTTCCGTTCACGATCACCAGCGGCGGCATCGACGTGGCCGTGGGCTCGCGCTTCGAGATCGACCACCAGGTCTCCACCGAGCGCGTCTCGACGGGCGTCGATCGCCTCGACGCCATGATGGACGGCGGGTATTTCCGCGGCACCTCGGTGCTCATCTCCGGGGCGCCGGGCACCGCCAAGACCACGCTGGCAGGAGCCTTCACCCGGAAGGCCGCGCAGAACGGCGAGCGAACCCTGTATGTGAGCTTTGACGAGGACGCCAACCAGATCGTGCGCAACCTGCAGTCGGTCGGCCTGGACCTCGAGCCCTTTGTGACCGAAGGGGTCATCGACATGTTGTCGCTGCGCGCCCGCGGTTACAGCCCCGAGACCCACGTCGTCGAGATTATCAACGCCGCTCAGGACCACGGGGCCGAGAATCTTGTCATCGACCCCATCTCGGTGTTCACCCACTTCGGGGACACCCAGGCCGCCGAGGATGCCGCGCTGCGCTTGATTGACTTCGCCAAAAGCGCGGGCATTACTATCGTAAGTACGACGCTACTGGCGACGAAGTCGCCCGAGATCGAAGCCACACCGGTAGGACTTTCGACGATCGCGGACACCTGGCTGCACCTGTCCTACCAGAAGCAGGGTGGCGAGCGGAATCGGGCCCTGTCGGTCATCAAATCGCGCGGCATGAAGCACTCCAACCAGGTGCGCGAATTGTTGCTCGACGACGACGGCGTGACTCTCGCTCCGGTCTACACCGGCGGTGGCGAAGTCTTGATGGGCACGCTTCGCTGGGAGAAAGAGCAGCGAGAAAAGGCCGAGGCGGCCCGCCAAGTCGAAGAGCTGGAGCTCGAGAAGCAAAACGAGCGCCTGGCTCTCGACGAAATCGACATGAAGTTGGAGGCGCTTCGCCACGAGCAACAGCGCCGTAAATCCGAGCTCGAGAAACTCGATGAGCGTCAACGTAAACAGCGCGAGCGACGTGAGCACTTCGTCCAAGAACTTGCACGTCGCCGGGGACACACCCGCAGGGACAAGGCCGATGAATAA
- a CDS encoding DUF2267 domain-containing protein, with protein MDYETFIDHLEQHTDLWSREKVEQVAATTLEVLGETLSTPERTWVSKRLPARLGDALTRTWGGQRFDMDEFKDRISHREGLVEDFAGEQAQVVCQVLADDLDKEVVEYLIAHLPAPFPALFQRPV; from the coding sequence ATGGATTACGAGACGTTCATCGATCATCTCGAGCAGCACACCGACTTGTGGTCTCGTGAGAAGGTCGAGCAGGTCGCCGCGACGACGCTGGAGGTGCTCGGCGAGACGCTTTCGACGCCGGAGCGCACCTGGGTCTCCAAACGCCTGCCGGCGCGTCTGGGGGATGCGCTCACTCGCACCTGGGGCGGCCAGCGTTTCGACATGGACGAGTTCAAAGACCGTATCAGCCATCGCGAGGGGCTCGTCGAAGATTTCGCCGGCGAGCAGGCCCAGGTGGTCTGTCAGGTCTTGGCCGACGACCTCGACAAGGAGGTCGTCGAGTACCTCATCGCGCACCTGCCCGCGCCATTCCCGGCGCTGTTTCAGCGTCCCGTGTGA
- a CDS encoding sigma-70 family RNA polymerase sigma factor, whose product MNQVESRVDTDQAHVEVVTEEQLANQQQEEEDELLDLATANKLSALDISADADPVATYMARLQKVEPLPADDQQELARRYVEEDDMDAAKLLILTNLRLVVKLAKEYKRRWADMLDLVQEGNVGLAEAVTRYDPYRGVKFTSYAQYWIRAMILNYLMNFVHPVRIGGSRAGRKLFYNLKKARRELSRRGVKPTASRVADYLEVDEKEVVRVGAQLDAPPVALDAPAPGYDSTTVGQLMEGDHVAPEDAFAEYEISSQIEGSIEAFGEYLDDPREKAIWFERMIVDDSKTLKELGYDWDVSKERIRQVEVEIRGKFKEFLLDRVGDDVEISWLEP is encoded by the coding sequence ATGAACCAAGTGGAGTCTAGAGTCGACACGGACCAGGCCCACGTGGAAGTCGTCACCGAAGAGCAGCTTGCGAATCAACAGCAAGAGGAAGAAGACGAGCTGCTCGACCTTGCCACAGCCAACAAGTTATCGGCGCTCGACATCTCTGCGGACGCCGATCCGGTGGCTACCTACATGGCACGTTTGCAGAAAGTCGAGCCGTTGCCGGCCGACGACCAGCAGGAACTTGCTCGACGTTACGTCGAGGAAGATGACATGGACGCGGCCAAGCTTCTGATCCTGACCAACCTGCGTTTGGTGGTCAAGCTGGCCAAAGAGTACAAGCGCCGCTGGGCGGATATGCTCGACCTTGTCCAAGAGGGCAACGTCGGCCTGGCCGAGGCGGTCACACGCTACGATCCCTACCGTGGGGTCAAATTTACCAGCTACGCGCAGTACTGGATCCGCGCGATGATCCTCAACTACCTGATGAACTTCGTTCATCCGGTACGTATCGGCGGGTCGCGCGCCGGGCGTAAGTTGTTCTACAACCTCAAAAAAGCGCGTCGCGAACTGTCGCGCCGAGGCGTCAAGCCCACGGCCAGTCGCGTGGCCGATTACCTGGAGGTCGACGAGAAAGAGGTGGTCCGCGTGGGCGCCCAACTCGACGCCCCTCCCGTGGCGCTCGACGCGCCGGCGCCGGGCTACGACAGCACCACCGTCGGCCAGTTGATGGAAGGCGACCACGTCGCCCCCGAAGACGCCTTCGCCGAATACGAGATCTCCTCGCAGATCGAAGGGTCGATCGAGGCCTTCGGCGAGTATCTCGATGATCCGCGCGAGAAGGCCATCTGGTTCGAGCGTATGATCGTCGACGACTCCAAGACGCTCAAGGAGTTGGGCTACGACTGGGATGTCTCCAAGGAGCGTATCCGTCAGGTCGAGGTCGAGATCCGCGGCAAGTTCAAGGAGTTTTTGCTCGACCGCGTCGGTGACGACGTGGAGATCTCGTGGCTGGAGCCGTAA
- a CDS encoding PPC domain-containing DNA-binding protein produces MKWIQEEDGRVVLSLERGETLRENVESVAAELGFKAAKVSAIGALEDPELGCYELDDREYIHRTFDGIWELLSLEGNISLLDGEPFLHAHCSISGHDFKVLGGHLFDAKVGVVVEMFIEPFDTPLPRIPCEAIGLPRWEPGEEA; encoded by the coding sequence ATGAAATGGATTCAAGAAGAAGATGGTCGCGTTGTGCTCAGTTTGGAGCGCGGTGAGACCCTGCGCGAAAACGTAGAATCGGTGGCGGCTGAGCTCGGCTTCAAGGCCGCCAAGGTCTCGGCCATCGGCGCCCTCGAAGATCCGGAATTGGGCTGCTACGAGCTCGACGACCGCGAGTATATCCACCGCACGTTCGACGGCATCTGGGAGCTCTTGTCGCTCGAGGGCAATATCAGCCTGCTCGACGGCGAGCCCTTCTTGCACGCGCATTGCTCGATTTCGGGCCACGACTTCAAGGTGTTGGGCGGGCATCTGTTCGACGCCAAGGTCGGCGTGGTCGTCGAGATGTTCATCGAGCCGTTCGACACGCCGCTGCCGCGCATTCCCTGCGAGGCGATCGGGTTGCCGCGTTGGGAGCCGGGCGAAGAAGCGTGA
- the dusB gene encoding tRNA dihydrouridine synthase DusB: protein MGISFDNLKPPRWGGPVPGPVERDPCVLGPDVVLDPPVVLSPMAAVTNPPYRMICREMGAGLVVTEMIHARKLVEGDERTWQMLDIRPSEHPVSVQLFGNEPSVLAEAAAIVAEEGADVVDLNMGCPMRKVVSNGCGAGLLEDTKLIYEIFRAMSDAVDVPVTGKIRAGWEESNAVDVGRAMQDGGAAAVTIHGRTRSDMYDGHVDLAIIAELKKAVDMVVIGNGDVHDWQSARRMFHTTGCDAVMVARGALGNPWVFRELAADLAGEEVPARPDLAEKRRTLARHVDLYIDTFGEERTTFEIRKHLLWYFRGTPGEKTLRRKLKDLHSRADIMRAVDAACEACREVGAKAS, encoded by the coding sequence ATGGGCATCTCCTTTGACAACTTGAAGCCGCCTCGATGGGGCGGGCCGGTGCCCGGCCCCGTCGAGCGCGACCCGTGCGTGCTCGGCCCCGACGTGGTCCTCGACCCGCCGGTGGTGCTCTCGCCGATGGCGGCGGTGACCAACCCGCCGTACCGGATGATCTGCCGAGAGATGGGCGCCGGGCTGGTGGTCACCGAGATGATCCACGCGCGCAAGCTCGTCGAGGGTGACGAGCGTACCTGGCAGATGCTCGATATCCGCCCCTCGGAGCACCCGGTCAGCGTCCAGCTCTTCGGCAACGAGCCGTCGGTGCTCGCCGAGGCGGCCGCGATTGTGGCCGAAGAGGGCGCCGACGTGGTCGACCTCAACATGGGTTGTCCCATGCGCAAGGTCGTCTCCAACGGCTGCGGGGCGGGGCTGCTCGAAGATACGAAGCTCATCTACGAGATCTTCCGGGCGATGAGCGACGCGGTCGACGTGCCGGTGACCGGTAAGATTCGCGCGGGCTGGGAGGAGAGCAACGCGGTCGACGTCGGCCGAGCCATGCAAGACGGCGGGGCGGCGGCGGTGACCATTCACGGGCGCACCCGAAGCGACATGTACGACGGCCACGTCGACCTGGCGATCATCGCCGAGCTCAAGAAGGCCGTCGACATGGTCGTCATCGGAAACGGCGACGTGCATGACTGGCAGTCGGCTCGGCGTATGTTTCACACCACCGGATGTGACGCGGTCATGGTCGCGCGCGGCGCGCTCGGCAACCCATGGGTATTTCGCGAGCTCGCCGCCGACTTGGCCGGCGAGGAGGTGCCCGCACGGCCCGACCTGGCCGAGAAGCGCCGCACGCTCGCCCGCCACGTCGACCTGTATATCGACACATTCGGCGAAGAGCGCACGACCTTCGAAATCCGCAAGCACCTGTTGTGGTATTTTCGGGGGACCCCCGGGGAGAAGACGCTTCGGCGCAAGCTCAAAGATCTGCACAGCCGCGCCGACATCATGCGCGCGGTCGACGCGGCTTGTGAGGCGTGCCGAGAGGTCGGCGCCAAGGCGTCCTGA